Proteins co-encoded in one Rudaeicoccus suwonensis genomic window:
- a CDS encoding uridine kinase family protein has translation MPAAARVLVLCGPSGSGKSRWAAQLSSQHGWPIVRLDDFYKPADDPTLPRLPDGSVDWDDVGSWHQQAALDALASLCRTGSAATPVYDISTSSIVGSGEVELAGSAVVVAEGIFAAHTIAPLQELGLLEGAYCVHHNRWVTFARRLLRDLRERRKPPVMLLRRGLRLTFAEPAIVAQQCALGAIAIRPKALAKQLAG, from the coding sequence ATGCCGGCTGCCGCACGGGTTCTCGTGTTGTGCGGGCCGAGCGGGTCAGGCAAGTCGCGCTGGGCGGCCCAGCTGAGCAGCCAGCACGGCTGGCCAATTGTGCGACTGGACGACTTCTACAAGCCCGCGGACGACCCGACCCTGCCGCGGCTTCCCGACGGATCGGTCGACTGGGACGACGTGGGGTCGTGGCACCAGCAGGCTGCCCTCGACGCGCTCGCGTCGCTGTGCCGCACCGGGTCCGCCGCGACACCCGTGTATGACATCTCGACATCCTCGATCGTCGGGTCGGGCGAGGTCGAGCTGGCCGGATCGGCGGTCGTGGTCGCCGAAGGCATCTTCGCCGCGCACACGATCGCGCCCCTGCAGGAGCTCGGTCTGCTCGAAGGTGCGTACTGCGTGCACCACAACCGTTGGGTCACCTTCGCCCGGAGGCTGCTGCGTGACCTGCGCGAGCGCCGCAAGCCGCCGGTGATGCTGCTGCGACGCGGCCTGCGGCTCACGTTCGCCGAACCGGCGATCGTGGCGCAGCAGTGTGCGCTCGGAGCGATCGCCATACGGCCCAAGGCGCTGGCAAAGCAACTGGCCGGCTGA
- a CDS encoding aldehyde dehydrogenase family protein, with protein MARVEVRKTYKLYIGGKFPRSESGRSYEVTSQGGAPKFLANAAWGSRKDIRDAVVAARGAVKGWSAATAYNRGQVLYRVGEVLEGRREQFAAEVAASEGITKAQSARIVDAAIDRWVWYAGWSDKLAQVLGNLNPVAGPYLDISAPEPTGVVGVLAPQASSLLGLVSVIAPAIVSGNTVVVIASEDRPLPAVSLAEVLATSDVPGGVVNIVTGRTAELAPWLAGHADVNAIDLAGATGTTWAEWEATAAQTLKRVVRPAGDGADAVEPDWVETPDLSRVRAFLETKTVWHPKGL; from the coding sequence ATGGCACGCGTCGAGGTCCGCAAGACCTACAAGCTCTACATCGGAGGCAAGTTCCCCCGCTCCGAATCCGGCCGCTCATACGAGGTCACCTCGCAGGGCGGCGCACCGAAATTCCTCGCCAACGCCGCATGGGGGTCCCGCAAGGACATCCGCGATGCCGTCGTCGCCGCACGCGGTGCGGTGAAGGGCTGGTCGGCAGCCACGGCATACAACCGCGGTCAGGTGCTGTACCGCGTCGGTGAGGTGCTCGAAGGTCGTCGCGAACAGTTCGCCGCCGAGGTCGCGGCGAGCGAGGGCATCACCAAGGCGCAGTCCGCCAGGATCGTCGACGCCGCGATCGACCGCTGGGTCTGGTATGCCGGGTGGTCGGACAAGCTCGCCCAGGTGCTCGGCAACCTCAACCCGGTGGCCGGCCCCTACCTCGACATCTCTGCCCCTGAGCCGACCGGCGTCGTGGGAGTCCTCGCGCCGCAAGCAAGTTCGCTGCTCGGGCTGGTGTCGGTGATCGCACCGGCGATCGTGTCGGGCAACACCGTCGTCGTCATCGCCAGCGAGGACCGGCCGCTGCCCGCGGTCTCGCTGGCCGAGGTGCTCGCCACCTCGGACGTTCCCGGCGGCGTCGTCAACATCGTCACCGGTCGCACCGCCGAACTCGCACCGTGGCTGGCCGGCCACGCCGATGTCAATGCCATCGACCTGGCCGGTGCCACCGGCACGACGTGGGCGGAGTGGGAGGCCACGGCAGCCCAGACGCTGAAGCGCGTCGTGCGACCAGCTGGTGACGGCGCCGACGCGGTCGAGCCCGATTGGGTTGAAACTCCTGACCTTTCGCGGGTTCGCGCATTCCTTGAGACCAAGACCGTCTGGCACCCCAAAGGCCTGTGA
- a CDS encoding aldehyde dehydrogenase family protein, whose translation MTPKFEYAPAPESRSVVDIASSYGLFIGGEFVDPAAGTSFKTVNPATEESLADIAEADATDVDAAVRAARRAYERVWGRMPGSERGKYLFRIARILQERAREFAVLESIDNGKPIKESRDVDVPLAAAHFFYHAGWADKLDYAGLGTDPAPLGVVGQVIPWNFPLLMLAWKIAPALATGNTVVLKPAETTPLTALLFAQVCQQADLPAGVVNIVTGAGATGQAIVDHPGVDKIAFTGSTDVGRAIARAVAGTRKKVTLELGGKAANIVFDDAAIDQAVEGIVNGIFFNQGHVCCAGSRLLVQESIADDVIRRLKRRLTTLRVGDPLDKNTDVGAINSAAQLARITELTAAGEAEGATRWTPDCALPERGYWFAPTVFTDVSQAHRIAQEEIFGPVLSVLTFRTPAEAVAKANNTPYGLSAGIWSEKGSRILQIADQLRAGVVWANTFNRFDPTSPFGGYKESGYGREGGRHGLAAYVTEGSH comes from the coding sequence ATGACACCGAAATTCGAATACGCACCGGCGCCGGAATCGCGCTCGGTCGTCGACATCGCCTCGTCATACGGGCTATTCATCGGCGGTGAATTCGTCGACCCGGCCGCGGGCACGTCGTTCAAGACGGTCAACCCGGCCACCGAGGAGTCGCTCGCCGACATCGCCGAGGCCGACGCCACCGATGTCGACGCGGCGGTCCGCGCCGCCCGCCGCGCTTACGAGCGCGTCTGGGGACGTATGCCGGGGTCCGAACGCGGCAAGTACCTCTTCCGCATCGCCCGGATTCTGCAAGAGCGAGCCCGCGAGTTCGCCGTGCTGGAATCCATCGACAACGGCAAGCCGATCAAGGAATCTCGCGACGTCGACGTGCCACTCGCCGCGGCGCACTTCTTCTATCACGCCGGATGGGCCGACAAGCTGGACTACGCGGGCCTCGGCACCGATCCCGCTCCCTTGGGCGTCGTCGGCCAGGTGATCCCGTGGAACTTCCCGCTGCTCATGCTCGCGTGGAAGATCGCACCAGCTCTGGCGACCGGAAACACCGTCGTCCTCAAACCCGCCGAGACCACCCCGCTGACCGCGCTGTTGTTCGCGCAGGTCTGTCAGCAGGCCGACCTTCCGGCCGGCGTCGTCAACATCGTGACCGGCGCAGGCGCCACCGGGCAGGCCATCGTCGATCACCCGGGCGTCGACAAGATCGCCTTCACCGGCTCCACCGATGTCGGTCGTGCAATCGCGCGGGCGGTTGCCGGCACGCGCAAGAAGGTCACCCTCGAACTCGGCGGCAAAGCCGCCAACATCGTCTTCGACGACGCGGCCATCGACCAGGCGGTCGAGGGCATCGTCAACGGGATCTTCTTCAACCAGGGACACGTCTGCTGTGCGGGCTCGCGGCTGCTGGTGCAGGAGAGCATCGCCGACGATGTCATCCGCCGGCTGAAGCGACGGCTCACCACCCTGCGGGTCGGTGACCCGCTCGACAAGAACACCGACGTCGGCGCGATCAACTCCGCCGCACAGCTGGCTCGTATCACCGAGCTGACCGCGGCTGGTGAAGCCGAGGGAGCGACGCGATGGACCCCAGATTGTGCACTCCCAGAACGCGGATACTGGTTCGCACCAACCGTTTTCACCGATGTGTCGCAGGCGCACCGCATTGCCCAGGAGGAGATCTTCGGACCGGTGCTGTCGGTCCTGACCTTCCGCACGCCGGCCGAAGCCGTCGCCAAGGCCAACAACACGCCGTACGGCCTGTCAGCCGGAATCTGGTCGGAGAAGGGCTCGCGCATCCTGCAGATCGCCGATCAGCTGCGCGCCGGTGTCGTCTGGGCCAACACGTTCAACCGGTTTGATCCGACCTCCCCGTTCGGTGGTTACAAGGAGAGCGGCTACGGCCGCGAAGGCGGGCGTCACGGGCTCGCGGCATACGTCACGGAAGGCAGCCACTGA
- the deoC gene encoding deoxyribose-phosphate aldolase, which translates to MSPSSATSRARELLGVTSLTNNALRTWLHGLPGVDQVGIEARAAGLGSRSIKSDSKSWAIDMAIAMIDLTTLEGSDTIGKVRSLCAKAAYPDPTDPATPQVAAVCVYNDMVGVACDALQGTGIHVAAVSTAFPSGRASLAVKLADTRDAVRAGADEIDMVIDRGAFLSGDYRLVFDQITAVKEVCARPGDQPDAHLKVILETGELATYDNVRRASWLAMLAGADFIKTSTGKIQPAATMPVTLVMLEAVRDWRELTGDMIGVKPAGGIRTSKDAIKYLVMVSEIAGDDWLDPAWFRFGASSLLTDLLMQRQKLRKGAYSGADYVSID; encoded by the coding sequence GTGAGCCCATCATCTGCAACGTCGCGGGCCCGGGAACTGCTCGGAGTGACCTCGCTGACCAACAACGCGCTGCGCACCTGGCTGCACGGATTACCCGGTGTCGACCAGGTCGGGATCGAGGCGCGAGCGGCCGGACTCGGCAGCCGCTCGATCAAATCCGACAGCAAATCGTGGGCTATCGACATGGCCATCGCGATGATCGACCTGACCACTCTCGAAGGGTCCGACACCATCGGCAAGGTCCGCAGTCTGTGCGCGAAGGCCGCCTACCCCGACCCCACGGATCCGGCAACCCCACAGGTCGCGGCCGTGTGCGTCTACAACGACATGGTCGGCGTCGCCTGCGACGCCCTGCAGGGCACTGGGATCCACGTCGCCGCCGTGTCGACAGCCTTTCCGTCCGGCCGTGCGAGCCTGGCGGTCAAGCTCGCCGACACCCGCGATGCAGTCCGGGCCGGTGCGGACGAGATCGACATGGTGATCGACCGAGGCGCCTTCCTGTCCGGCGACTACCGGCTGGTCTTCGACCAGATCACCGCAGTCAAAGAGGTCTGTGCGCGCCCGGGTGACCAGCCCGACGCGCACCTGAAGGTCATCCTCGAGACCGGCGAGCTTGCGACATACGACAATGTGCGTCGCGCCTCGTGGCTGGCGATGCTCGCGGGCGCCGACTTCATCAAGACATCGACCGGCAAGATCCAGCCGGCCGCGACGATGCCGGTGACGCTGGTGATGCTGGAGGCCGTCCGCGACTGGCGCGAGCTGACCGGCGACATGATCGGGGTCAAACCGGCCGGCGGGATCCGGACCAGCAAGGACGCCATCAAGTATCTCGTCATGGTCAGCGAGATCGCGGGCGACGACTGGCTCGACCCGGCCTGGTTCCGGTTCGGCGCGTCGAGCCTGCTGACCGACCTGTTGATGCAGCGGCAGAAGCTGCGCAAAGGTGCCTACTCCGGCGCCGATTACGTATCCATCGACTGA
- a CDS encoding PH domain-containing protein produces the protein MFRQPVMLVSGVALGLVSVLLLVGLLIADGFSTPAELLWPIGSLLLVWVVFVRPCVELDQSGVTLRNLIRDVAFTWPAVDVIEQRWNLKIYTPEDVGFSSWAIASQRPQGRAIRSPQRGFGLMVGGRFNVAAVSSPDGATPSDVMVARRGSAADVAAVIDRSKNEYLAAVERQITPRQDSAAHRSYATPAIVAAVLGIAFILASFYWG, from the coding sequence GTGTTCCGTCAGCCGGTCATGCTGGTCAGTGGGGTGGCGCTGGGGCTGGTGAGTGTGCTCCTGCTGGTCGGTCTGCTCATTGCCGATGGTTTCTCCACGCCCGCGGAACTCCTGTGGCCGATCGGTTCGCTCCTGCTGGTGTGGGTCGTATTCGTGCGTCCCTGCGTCGAACTCGACCAGTCCGGAGTGACGCTGCGCAACCTGATTCGCGATGTTGCGTTCACCTGGCCGGCCGTCGATGTCATCGAGCAACGCTGGAACCTCAAGATCTACACACCCGAGGACGTCGGCTTCAGCTCATGGGCGATCGCCTCGCAACGACCGCAGGGGCGAGCGATCCGCTCACCGCAGCGCGGCTTCGGGCTGATGGTCGGCGGCCGATTCAACGTCGCCGCGGTGTCTTCGCCGGATGGCGCGACGCCCTCGGACGTCATGGTCGCGCGACGCGGATCTGCCGCGGACGTCGCCGCCGTGATCGACCGCAGCAAGAACGAATATCTGGCTGCCGTCGAACGGCAGATCACCCCCAGGCAGGACTCGGCGGCGCACCGCAGCTACGCGACCCCGGCGATTGTGGCCGCAGTGCTCGGTATCGCCTTCATCCTGGCGTCTTTCTACTGGGGCTGA
- a CDS encoding HNH endonuclease signature motif containing protein produces MEHVPTTPDTPLAVACDQVTPAAPGHAAELLNATDEFVQVLQAWPAAIFQLAERDLTHLASAALTISHRAEAIAALAAADAVDRGVVAQSTAASTTQWVRDLTPGTTHHQARAIADIATAALDARNHAIIGAVRDGQVTVDTAATALREAEKVAPLFPTVERSEIHSWFLALEDFSPRSLRTLTRRLIAAFGDDQLADDEDHQQQVESLTWRELPTGMVRLIADLSPAHAAIVKEALNATSAPRPETRPETGRGAVKDEPATSGTYDADANHHDRAAPARDSAPTEKATTGSTHPQPGPDDPGHEPDTRDDSTVSANAPRDTRSPGKRRLDALLELITHATRDLDASMSPMSGTAKVVVLLPLDTLTEGRGHATTSSGDVIDPASARRLACDADLIPVVLGATSEPLDVGRQKRLVTAGLRTAVIVRDRHCTFPGCDRPPAWCEVHHIIPWWAGGGTSLTNSALVCARHHTIIHRDGYTATTTAGHVTWDLSPGRIGEQHNHSSSTSPPEVEVSNTPSRYAGPTKAGAADTEGLLHDSENVA; encoded by the coding sequence ATGGAACACGTTCCGACAACACCTGACACTCCGCTGGCCGTCGCCTGCGATCAAGTCACACCCGCAGCACCCGGCCACGCCGCCGAACTGCTGAATGCCACAGACGAGTTCGTGCAGGTGCTCCAGGCGTGGCCGGCTGCCATCTTTCAACTCGCTGAGCGCGATCTCACCCATCTGGCATCAGCGGCTTTGACCATCAGCCACCGCGCCGAGGCGATCGCCGCACTCGCCGCAGCCGACGCGGTCGATCGCGGCGTTGTCGCACAGTCCACCGCAGCATCGACCACGCAATGGGTGCGTGATCTGACCCCGGGCACGACCCACCACCAAGCACGTGCCATCGCCGATATCGCCACCGCCGCACTGGATGCGCGCAACCACGCCATCATCGGGGCAGTCCGAGACGGGCAAGTGACCGTAGACACGGCCGCAACAGCTCTGCGCGAAGCAGAAAAAGTCGCGCCACTGTTCCCGACCGTTGAGCGCAGCGAGATCCACTCATGGTTTCTCGCACTCGAAGACTTCAGTCCTCGCTCTTTGCGCACTCTGACCAGGCGCCTGATCGCCGCCTTCGGTGACGATCAGCTGGCGGACGACGAGGACCATCAGCAGCAGGTGGAATCCCTCACCTGGCGCGAATTACCCACTGGAATGGTGCGTTTGATCGCCGACCTGTCCCCCGCTCACGCCGCGATCGTCAAAGAAGCACTCAATGCCACGAGCGCTCCGCGCCCTGAGACCCGACCGGAGACGGGACGTGGAGCGGTGAAAGACGAGCCCGCCACGAGCGGCACGTATGACGCCGACGCGAACCACCACGACCGGGCAGCACCTGCGCGCGACTCTGCACCAACGGAGAAGGCGACCACGGGATCAACTCATCCACAGCCTGGGCCAGACGACCCCGGACACGAGCCTGACACCCGCGACGACAGCACCGTCAGCGCGAACGCCCCGCGAGATACGCGCTCACCCGGAAAGCGTCGACTCGATGCACTGCTCGAGCTGATCACGCATGCCACACGTGATCTGGATGCCTCAATGTCGCCGATGTCCGGCACCGCGAAGGTCGTCGTTCTACTCCCACTGGACACCCTCACAGAGGGTCGCGGCCACGCCACCACCAGCAGTGGGGACGTCATCGATCCAGCATCCGCACGCCGACTGGCATGCGACGCAGACCTCATCCCCGTCGTACTCGGTGCAACAAGCGAACCACTCGACGTCGGACGACAAAAACGACTCGTCACCGCAGGTTTACGCACAGCCGTGATCGTCCGAGACCGGCACTGCACCTTCCCCGGATGCGACCGACCACCCGCATGGTGCGAAGTCCACCACATCATCCCCTGGTGGGCCGGCGGCGGCACCAGCCTGACCAACTCAGCCCTCGTCTGCGCCCGACACCACACCATCATTCACCGCGACGGCTACACCGCCACCACAACAGCCGGACACGTGACATGGGACCTCTCCCCAGGCCGCATCGGAGAGCAGCACAACCACTCATCCAGCACGTCGCCACCAGAGGTGGAGGTGAGCAACACCCCATCGCGGTATGCGGGACCGACAAAAGCCGGGGCTGCAGACACCGAGGGACTGCTGCACGATTCAGAAAATGTCGCCTGA
- a CDS encoding phospho-sugar mutase: MSASDLAQARAWIADDPDAQTRAELENIVATAESADDAAAEELADRFAGLLEFGTAGLRGALGAGPNRMNRVVVIRTAAGLTAYLQQQTGRRDVTVVIGYDARHNSDVFARDTAAVIVAAGGRAMILPRPLPTPVLAFMIRHLGADAGVMVTASHNPPQDNGYKVYLGDGSQIVAPADAQISAAIGRFPTAASVERADDGWQTLDDDVVQDYIDSVCRVVRADGPREVSIVHTALHGVGTEIVRKAFAQAGFRDIQSVADQADPDPAFPTVAFPNPEEPGAIDHALALAQTAGADLVIANDPDADRCAVAIRREGDWTMLRGDEVGALLGAYLLRRGIPAGGVFANSIVSSRLLSRMAAAAGVAHAETLTGFKWISRVPDLTYGYEEALGYCTDPGQVRDKDGISAALLVAEFAAELKTGGRTFDDVLGDLAAEHGLHLTDSFSVRVADLALIGQIMSRLRDAQPESVAGQRVSRIDDLAKSDGGLPPTEGLRYFLADDTRVIVRPSGTEPKLKVYLEVIAADAASGAARLSAVRADFERLTRI, translated from the coding sequence GTGAGTGCCAGCGACTTGGCACAGGCACGCGCCTGGATCGCTGACGATCCCGACGCACAAACCCGCGCCGAACTCGAAAACATCGTCGCGACAGCCGAATCCGCAGATGACGCGGCGGCTGAAGAGCTTGCGGACCGCTTCGCCGGGCTGCTCGAATTCGGCACCGCCGGCCTGCGTGGCGCTCTCGGTGCCGGGCCGAATCGCATGAACCGTGTCGTGGTGATCCGTACCGCCGCCGGGCTCACGGCATACCTGCAGCAGCAGACCGGACGACGCGACGTCACCGTCGTCATCGGGTATGACGCCCGGCACAACTCCGATGTCTTTGCCCGCGACACCGCGGCGGTCATCGTGGCCGCCGGAGGGCGCGCGATGATCCTGCCGCGTCCGCTGCCGACACCGGTACTGGCGTTCATGATTCGGCACCTTGGCGCCGATGCGGGCGTCATGGTCACGGCAAGCCACAACCCGCCGCAGGACAACGGTTACAAGGTCTATCTCGGCGACGGCAGTCAGATCGTCGCACCGGCGGATGCGCAGATCAGCGCGGCGATCGGGCGGTTCCCGACAGCGGCGTCGGTCGAGCGTGCCGATGACGGCTGGCAGACGCTGGACGACGACGTGGTGCAGGATTACATCGATTCGGTGTGCCGCGTGGTGCGCGCCGACGGCCCGCGCGAGGTGTCGATAGTGCACACCGCACTGCACGGCGTCGGCACCGAGATCGTCCGAAAGGCGTTTGCGCAGGCGGGCTTTCGCGACATACAGTCCGTGGCCGACCAGGCCGACCCGGATCCGGCGTTCCCGACTGTCGCGTTCCCCAACCCGGAGGAGCCTGGCGCCATCGACCACGCGCTCGCGCTGGCGCAGACCGCCGGCGCCGATCTGGTGATCGCCAACGACCCCGACGCCGACCGGTGTGCGGTCGCGATCCGGCGCGAGGGCGACTGGACCATGTTGCGCGGCGACGAGGTCGGCGCGCTGCTGGGTGCCTACCTGCTGCGCCGCGGAATCCCGGCCGGTGGGGTCTTCGCCAACTCGATCGTGTCGTCACGGCTGCTGTCGCGTATGGCGGCTGCCGCAGGGGTCGCGCACGCCGAGACGCTCACCGGGTTCAAGTGGATCAGCCGAGTGCCCGACCTGACGTACGGCTATGAGGAGGCGCTGGGCTACTGCACCGACCCGGGCCAGGTGCGTGACAAGGACGGCATCAGCGCGGCGTTGCTCGTCGCCGAGTTCGCAGCCGAACTCAAAACCGGCGGACGCACCTTCGACGACGTGCTCGGCGACCTCGCCGCCGAACACGGACTGCACCTGACGGACAGCTTCTCCGTACGGGTCGCAGACCTCGCGCTGATCGGGCAGATCATGTCGCGACTGCGCGATGCTCAGCCTGAAAGCGTTGCCGGACAACGGGTTTCGCGGATCGATGATCTGGCCAAGAGCGACGGCGGGCTTCCTCCGACCGAGGGCCTGCGGTACTTCCTGGCCGACGACACCCGTGTCATCGTGCGGCCCAGTGGCACCGAGCCCAAGCTGAAGGTCTACCTCGAGGTCATCGCTGCCGATGCCGCTTCGGGCGCTGCGCGCCTGTCCGCGGTGCGCGCGGACTTCGAGCGACTGACACGTATCTAG
- a CDS encoding purine-nucleoside phosphorylase, producing the protein MTDNALLSDPATDPFEVARAAADVIADRTGVAQHEVALVLGSGWGQTADRIGRTVATIDNADVPGFAAAAVPGHSSAMRSVMIGESDSRALVFGTRTHFYEGKGVRAVVHGVRTAAAAGCKVIVLTNGCGGLNPSWGPGTPVLIRDHINLTATSPIEGANFVDLTDLYSPRLRGLARTVDADLDEGVYAQFRGPHYETPAEVQMAKVIGADLVGMSTTLEAIAARQSGLEVLGVSLVTNLAAGISDQPLSHQEVIEAGQAAAERCGTFLARVVATIAAEAAQ; encoded by the coding sequence GTGACTGACAACGCCCTGCTCTCAGACCCCGCCACCGATCCGTTCGAGGTGGCGCGCGCCGCCGCCGACGTCATCGCCGACCGCACCGGTGTCGCCCAGCACGAGGTGGCCCTCGTGCTGGGATCCGGATGGGGCCAGACCGCAGATCGGATCGGCCGCACTGTCGCCACGATCGACAACGCCGACGTGCCAGGCTTCGCGGCGGCCGCGGTTCCTGGTCATTCGAGCGCCATGAGGTCAGTGATGATCGGCGAATCCGACTCGCGTGCGCTGGTTTTCGGCACCCGCACACATTTCTACGAAGGCAAGGGCGTGCGCGCTGTCGTCCATGGTGTTCGCACCGCCGCAGCCGCCGGATGCAAGGTCATCGTGCTCACCAACGGTTGCGGTGGCCTCAACCCGTCGTGGGGCCCCGGGACGCCGGTGCTGATCCGCGATCACATCAACCTCACCGCCACGTCACCTATCGAGGGCGCAAACTTCGTCGACCTGACCGACCTCTACTCCCCCCGGTTGCGGGGCCTCGCTCGCACCGTCGACGCCGACCTCGACGAGGGCGTCTACGCCCAGTTCCGCGGCCCGCACTACGAGACACCCGCCGAGGTCCAGATGGCCAAGGTCATCGGCGCCGATCTGGTCGGGATGTCCACGACGCTCGAAGCCATCGCCGCGCGGCAGAGCGGGCTCGAGGTGCTGGGCGTCAGCCTGGTCACCAACCTTGCAGCCGGCATCAGCGACCAGCCGCTGTCCCACCAGGAGGTCATCGAAGCCGGCCAAGCCGCCGCCGAGCGCTGCGGAACCTTTCTCGCCCGCGTTGTCGCGACGATCGCGGCGGAGGCTGCGCAGTGA
- a CDS encoding NAD(P)H-quinone dehydrogenase: protein MRAVSGRQKHVVVIGGGPGGYESALVAAQLGAKITIIEKDGLGGAAVLTDCVPSKALIATSDFLSRFASAGRLGVGFEGTLDDQHAEAHLTKVNERILNLAKAQSHDIRTQLQSVGVRLVSGKGRVVGPGRVAADLADGTTEEYAADVILLAVGCTPRVMSSAMPDGQRILTWQQIYHLPELPEHLIVVGSGVTGAELAHAYLGLGCEVTLVSSRDRVLPGEDADAATVIEDVFRRRGMKVLNRSRAESAVRDGDEVVVTLQDGRQVRGSHVLLAVGAVPNTASLGLENVDVEITESGHIPVDRVSRTTAQGVYAAGDCTGVLPLASVAAMQGRIAMAHSLGDAVAPLNLRGVCANIFTDPEIATVGYSQADVEEGRIEARVVTLPLSTNPRAKMRNITDGFVKLFARPGSNTIIGGVVVAPQASELIYPIGLAVQNRLTVDQVASTFSVYPSMTGSIAEAARRLHSLDF from the coding sequence ATGCGGGCCGTGAGCGGTCGCCAGAAGCATGTCGTTGTCATCGGCGGAGGACCCGGCGGATACGAGTCAGCACTCGTAGCTGCTCAGCTGGGCGCCAAGATCACCATCATCGAGAAGGACGGCCTCGGCGGCGCCGCCGTTCTGACCGACTGCGTCCCGAGCAAAGCGCTCATCGCGACCTCCGATTTCCTCTCGCGCTTCGCATCCGCCGGGCGGCTCGGCGTCGGTTTCGAGGGAACCCTCGACGACCAGCACGCCGAGGCTCATCTGACCAAGGTCAACGAGCGCATCCTGAATCTCGCCAAAGCGCAGAGTCACGACATACGCACGCAGTTGCAAAGCGTCGGCGTCCGGTTGGTCTCCGGCAAGGGCCGCGTCGTCGGGCCGGGCCGGGTCGCCGCCGATCTGGCCGACGGCACGACCGAGGAGTATGCCGCAGACGTCATCCTGCTCGCGGTCGGGTGCACGCCCCGGGTCATGTCGAGCGCGATGCCCGACGGTCAGCGGATCCTGACCTGGCAACAGATCTACCACCTGCCCGAGCTTCCCGAACATCTGATCGTCGTCGGGTCCGGCGTGACCGGCGCCGAACTCGCGCACGCCTATCTCGGCCTCGGTTGCGAGGTGACCCTGGTCTCCTCCCGCGACCGGGTGCTCCCCGGTGAGGACGCCGACGCGGCAACGGTGATCGAGGACGTCTTCCGACGTCGTGGCATGAAGGTGCTCAACCGATCACGCGCGGAGTCCGCGGTGCGCGATGGCGACGAGGTCGTCGTGACGCTGCAGGACGGCCGCCAGGTGCGCGGCTCGCACGTCCTGCTGGCGGTCGGCGCCGTCCCGAACACCGCCAGCCTGGGTTTGGAGAATGTCGACGTCGAGATCACCGAATCCGGTCACATTCCCGTCGACCGGGTCTCGCGCACGACCGCCCAGGGCGTGTATGCCGCCGGCGACTGCACAGGCGTGCTGCCGCTCGCGTCGGTCGCGGCGATGCAGGGCCGGATCGCCATGGCGCACTCGCTCGGTGACGCGGTCGCGCCGCTGAACCTGCGCGGCGTGTGCGCGAACATCTTCACCGACCCCGAGATCGCGACAGTGGGGTATTCGCAGGCCGACGTCGAGGAGGGTCGCATCGAAGCCCGCGTGGTCACGCTGCCGTTGTCGACCAACCCTCGTGCCAAGATGCGCAACATCACCGACGGCTTCGTCAAACTGTTCGCCCGCCCCGGCAGCAACACCATCATCGGCGGGGTCGTGGTGGCGCCACAGGCGTCCGAACTCATCTATCCGATCGGCCTGGCGGTGCAGAACCGCCTCACGGTCGACCAGGTCGCAAGCACGTTCTCGGTGTACCCGTCGATGACAGGGTCGATAGCCGAAGCCGCCCGCCGGTTGCACTCCCTCGATTTCTGA
- a CDS encoding TetR/AcrR family transcriptional regulator, producing the protein MSTRKKRAHRARRGPEGSQARQEHLLQSSIAVVGSGGLRGLTHRAVDREADLPEGTCSVYFRTRLALLTALTNFVAAQLTGDVLQMGDALPEPQPDGDPGDAIVAAIDMLQRWAQDPALMITMCELALEAARTPSLRDPIVTWRQHLTDAVEAIVRRGCRTEPRRRAEAIVASIDGVMLSSLQVTTPTERATYVRSTVALILQGIVNADT; encoded by the coding sequence GTGTCCACGAGGAAGAAGCGAGCGCATCGCGCCCGGCGGGGCCCGGAGGGCAGTCAGGCGCGGCAGGAACACCTGCTGCAGTCCTCGATCGCGGTTGTCGGCTCAGGGGGATTGCGGGGGCTGACGCACCGCGCGGTCGACCGCGAGGCTGATCTGCCCGAGGGCACCTGCTCGGTGTATTTCCGCACCCGGCTGGCGCTGCTGACAGCGCTGACCAACTTCGTTGCGGCTCAACTGACCGGTGATGTCCTGCAGATGGGGGACGCGCTGCCCGAACCGCAACCGGACGGCGACCCAGGCGACGCGATCGTCGCGGCCATCGACATGTTGCAGCGCTGGGCGCAGGACCCCGCGCTGATGATCACGATGTGTGAACTGGCGCTCGAGGCCGCGCGGACGCCGTCACTGCGCGACCCGATCGTGACCTGGCGGCAGCATCTGACCGACGCGGTCGAGGCGATCGTGAGGCGTGGCTGCCGCACCGAGCCACGGCGCCGCGCGGAGGCGATCGTCGCCAGCATCGACGGCGTGATGCTGAGCTCGTTGCAGGTCACGACACCTACGGAGCGCGCGACCTATGTGCGCTCGACAGTGGCGCTGATCCTGCAAGGCATCGTCAACGCCGACACCTAG